A genomic region of Acidobacteriota bacterium contains the following coding sequences:
- the surE gene encoding 5'/3'-nucleotidase SurE has translation MKRAAVLLGVALVLGLILWVACGRAQEGAIAESFPQADEGTPRILVTNDDGFSSEGIAALAEALSGFADVLVIAPLENESGASQSHRAYKRDSIRVHNVSIGDHLTGYAIDGTPTDCVYLGVRIFGQDRPFDLVVSGINHGANIGSTYNYSGTVGAAFEALLNDIPGIAFSQSKQRAEYTTAAEFAARIVRHVLAHPLENGVLLSVNVPDGTIKCVTEAPPGGRRYEMIFPPIGDSDGDTIYRGERIMNETPDPNTDLWAFKNGCITLTPLQLDRTHHPTLESIAAWEPSLESFLN, from the coding sequence ATGAAAAGAGCTGCTGTTTTACTCGGAGTCGCACTGGTGCTCGGGTTGATACTGTGGGTTGCGTGTGGCCGCGCACAGGAAGGTGCGATTGCGGAGTCCTTCCCCCAGGCCGACGAAGGAACGCCCCGCATTCTCGTCACCAATGACGATGGATTCTCGAGCGAAGGAATCGCCGCGTTGGCGGAGGCGCTCTCCGGGTTCGCAGACGTGCTCGTGATCGCGCCTTTAGAAAACGAGTCTGGCGCGAGCCAATCGCACCGTGCCTATAAACGTGATTCGATTCGAGTGCACAACGTTTCCATCGGCGACCACCTGACCGGTTACGCGATCGATGGCACCCCGACCGACTGTGTGTACCTCGGCGTCAGGATCTTCGGCCAGGACCGGCCCTTTGATCTCGTAGTATCGGGAATCAACCACGGCGCAAACATCGGCAGCACCTACAACTATTCAGGCACCGTCGGCGCGGCATTCGAAGCGCTGTTAAACGACATTCCCGGGATTGCCTTTTCGCAGTCCAAACAACGTGCCGAGTACACCACGGCAGCAGAGTTCGCGGCGCGTATCGTGCGACACGTCCTCGCGCACCCACTCGAAAATGGAGTCCTGCTCTCGGTGAATGTTCCTGACGGCACGATCAAATGCGTCACCGAAGCCCCGCCAGGCGGACGACGCTACGAGATGATTTTCCCACCGATCGGCGACTCTGATGGCGATACCATTTACAGAGGCGAGCGCATCATGAACGAAACGCCCGATCCCAACACGGACCTCTGGGCGTTCAAGAATGGCTGCATCACACTGACACCGCTTCAGCTGGACCGGACGCATCACCCGACCCTCGAGTCGATCGCCGCATGGGAGCCTTCCCTGGAGTCCTTTCTGAACTGA
- a CDS encoding TolC family protein, which yields MAAYLLCVLVNGCVHYQPRPIVADATLDDFEARSLDAPEIRRFLHDQVGVDQWPPSFWDLQSLTLAALYYSPDLDVARARWGVIQAGTITAGARPNPALNASLGYNSTSELIRPWIPEVVLGLPIETAGKRGLRISEAQTLSEAARLDVISAAWVVRSRLRHALVDLYRAQEIEAALLHLHELQVQSLNSLEAQLAVGAISANEVTLTRIATGRTRLAALEAARERERAWVELAAALGIPTTAVEGIEISFDEFERLTTDVPSDEMRRQAIVHRTDILSALAEYESTQVALQIEIAKQYPDIDIGAGYQLDQTDNKWTLGLNLVLPIFNRNRGPIAEADARRAEAAARFLALQSRVLAEVDGATVSYRSAVEAAAAADEILTKLRQREDSIQTAYGLGAASKLEVLSAEIEIATGCVARLEALVRAQRAAGDLENALQKPLDTAEWILVTPARAEGDTEAQDDE from the coding sequence GTGGCCGCGTATCTGTTGTGCGTGCTCGTCAACGGCTGCGTCCACTACCAACCGCGCCCGATCGTAGCCGACGCGACCCTCGACGACTTCGAGGCGCGAAGCCTCGATGCCCCGGAGATCCGACGTTTTCTTCACGACCAGGTCGGTGTCGACCAGTGGCCGCCGTCGTTTTGGGATCTCCAGTCACTGACCCTGGCCGCGCTCTACTACAGCCCCGATCTCGACGTCGCCCGCGCGCGTTGGGGTGTGATACAGGCTGGGACGATTACCGCCGGTGCGCGCCCCAATCCGGCGCTCAACGCCTCCCTGGGTTACAACAGCACATCGGAGTTGATCCGGCCCTGGATTCCGGAGGTCGTGCTCGGCCTGCCGATCGAAACCGCCGGCAAGCGGGGTCTCCGCATATCCGAAGCACAGACGCTTTCGGAGGCGGCACGGCTGGATGTGATCTCCGCCGCCTGGGTTGTGCGCAGCCGCTTGCGCCACGCGTTGGTAGACCTCTACCGTGCTCAAGAAATCGAGGCCGCCCTGCTCCACCTGCATGAGCTCCAGGTTCAGAGCCTCAATTCGCTGGAGGCGCAGCTTGCCGTGGGAGCGATTTCCGCCAACGAGGTAACCTTGACGAGGATCGCCACCGGGCGCACCCGACTGGCTGCGCTCGAGGCCGCGCGCGAGCGCGAGCGGGCCTGGGTGGAATTGGCGGCCGCGCTCGGCATCCCAACCACGGCCGTCGAGGGCATCGAGATCTCCTTTGACGAGTTCGAGCGCCTGACCACCGACGTGCCGTCAGACGAAATGCGGCGGCAGGCGATTGTTCATCGCACCGACATCCTGAGCGCGCTCGCGGAGTATGAGTCCACCCAGGTGGCCCTGCAGATCGAGATTGCCAAGCAGTACCCTGACATCGACATCGGTGCCGGCTATCAGCTCGACCAGACCGACAACAAGTGGACGCTTGGGCTCAATCTTGTCCTTCCAATATTCAACCGTAACCGCGGGCCGATCGCCGAGGCCGACGCCCGTCGTGCGGAAGCGGCGGCACGTTTTCTGGCGCTCCAATCGCGGGTCCTGGCCGAGGTCGATGGTGCTACGGTCTCCTATCGGAGCGCGGTCGAGGCTGCGGCCGCCGCCGACGAGATACTGACGAAGCTCCGGCAACGCGAAGACTCCATCCAGACGGCCTACGGATTGGGAGCAGCTTCGAAGCTCGAGGTGCTGAGCGCCGAGATCGAGATCGCCACCGGCTGCGTTGCCCGGCTCGAGGCGCTGGTGCGCGCCCAACGCGCGGCCGGGGACCTGGAGAACGCTTTGCAGAAGCCGCTCGACACAGCGGAATGGATTCTGGTGACGCCGGCGAGGGCAGAAGGGGATACGGAGGCGCAAGATGACGAGTGA